The DNA window CCTCGTCTATGAAAAGACCAAAGAAACAGATTCTTCTCGCCGAAGATGATGCCCCCCTTCGTCAAACCTTGGCGGCTTACCTGGAGGTGGCCGGCTACACCGTCCACCAAGCCAGCGATGGGGCCCGAGCGCTCGCCCTCTACGAGAAGCACCGACCCAACGTCGTGGTCATGGACATGGTCATGCCCCACATGGAGGGTTCCGAAGCGGTCATGGTGCTATCGAGACGCTATCCCGAGGCTCGTATCCTAGCCATCTCAGGCGGTGGGCATGACTCGGGCGAGACCTATCTGCGCGTGGCCGCCCGCCTCGGGGCACACGCCACTCTCGCCAAGCCATTCCACCCCGAGGCTCTGGTTAGCGCCATCAAACAACTACTGGGCCCGAGCGAAGAAGGTGTAGTCTCCTGAGCAAGCCTTCAGAGGATCGGTTCCTCTTCCCTAAAAAGATATCTAGCAGCTGTCGCGACGATTCCTAAGGGATAGCTCAGCACAGAAGGACTCCACTGCCGGACTTACGCCCGTCCTTTGCGGTTCAACAGCTCTCCGCGTAGTTCCCGAAGTCTGCCTTACACCCAAGTTCGACAGACGGCTCGCATTCTTCTGGCGAACTTGAGCCTGTTGTGCATTACTCCGACCCGATTCGGGACATGCCAAACAAACTCCAACCGCGTCGGATCCTCGGAATGCAACCCGCAGCCCGCCTGCTTTGGGTGCTCTCGGTGTGCCTGCTGGCCGCCGGAGTCGGACGGGGGGCTGAAAACACTGGGGTGCGGCCCACAACGACGGCGGCCCCAGCGGCAGCCGCGGCCACGACGCCCGCCTTGGGAACAGCGCCGGCCGAGCCGGACGATTCCGGGGTCCCGTTGCGGCTGCTCAACCGGGAGGTGTTTGTCTTTCGCAGCGCTTTCGGACCCTACCAACCCTCGCAACGCGCCGCCGCCGCCGCCGCCCTCATTGAAGCGGTCAAACCGACAGCCGGCGCCCAGCGGGTCATCGCGCAGCGGGTGGGCACCAATACTGAAATGCGGGTTTACGGCCAAGTCGTGTTCTATGTCACGCCCGGGGATGTGTTCGAGATTCGGGGGGAAACCTTCGATTCCCTGGTCGAGCGAACCCTGCAACAGCTCGACACCGTGCTCTCTGAAAAGGAGGAGCTCAGCAACAGCCGTGTCATCGCCGCTTCCATCGCCAAAGGGCTGATCAGCACCGTTCTGCTCTCCACCCTGATCTGGCTCCTCGCCCGCAACCGCCGCTGGCTCGAGTCCCGTCTGATCCGACTGACCGCAGATCGAGCGGATCAACTCAAGTCCCACACCTTGCGAGTGCTCGGGCTTCAGAATCTGGTGCCGGTGCTCCGCGGGCTCATGACCACCGTCTTCTGGACCGTCGTCGTGCTCGCCACCTACCTGTGGCTGGAATACCTGCTCCTGCTGTTTCCCAACACCCGTCCGCTGGGTGAGGAGTTGGGCCTTCGATTTTTTGATCTCCTGGGCCGGCTCACCCAGAGCGTGATTGGAGCCCTGCCCAACCTGGGCATCGTGCTGTTTGTGTGGTTCGTGGCGCGGTTCGCCAGCTCGGCCGTCCGACGCTTCTTCGCGGCGGTCGCCAGTGGAAGAATCCACTCCAATGTGTTCGATCCCGCCACCACCCCGATCACCCAGCGTCTCTGCGTCATGATGATCTGGATCACCGCGATCATCGTGGCGTTCCCTTACATTCCGGGAAGTCAGACCCCGGCCTTTCGTGGAATCAGCGTCCTGGCTGGCCTGATGATCTCTTTGGGATCGGGGAGCGTCGTGGCGCAATTGGTCGGAGGTTTAATCCTGGTCTACAATCGGACATGTCGAACGGGGGACTATGTGCGTATCGGGGAGCACGAAGGTACTCTCACCACTATCGGCTTCTTTTCGTCGCGGCTCATCACCCCCCGCAATGAGGAAGTGGT is part of the Verrucomicrobiales bacterium genome and encodes:
- a CDS encoding mechanosensitive ion channel — its product is MPNKLQPRRILGMQPAARLLWVLSVCLLAAGVGRGAENTGVRPTTTAAPAAAAATTPALGTAPAEPDDSGVPLRLLNREVFVFRSAFGPYQPSQRAAAAAALIEAVKPTAGAQRVIAQRVGTNTEMRVYGQVVFYVTPGDVFEIRGETFDSLVERTLQQLDTVLSEKEELSNSRVIAASIAKGLISTVLLSTLIWLLARNRRWLESRLIRLTADRADQLKSHTLRVLGLQNLVPVLRGLMTTVFWTVVVLATYLWLEYLLLLFPNTRPLGEELGLRFFDLLGRLTQSVIGALPNLGIVLFVWFVARFASSAVRRFFAAVASGRIHSNVFDPATTPITQRLCVMMIWITAIIVAFPYIPGSQTPAFRGISVLAGLMISLGSGSVVAQLVGGLILVYNRTCRTGDYVRIGEHEGTLTTIGFFSSRLITPRNEEVVLPNNQISGGALINYSRLNTAEGVTLPVKISIGYTTPWRQVQAMLLEAARRTSGVRWQPAPCVRQNGLGDFYVEYQLNVILETPSHRTRVLSEIHANIQDVFNEYGVQIMSPHYEADPPQPAVVPKDRWHLPPATPPA
- a CDS encoding response regulator, giving the protein MKRPKKQILLAEDDAPLRQTLAAYLEVAGYTVHQASDGARALALYEKHRPNVVVMDMVMPHMEGSEAVMVLSRRYPEARILAISGGGHDSGETYLRVAARLGAHATLAKPFHPEALVSAIKQLLGPSEEGVVS